The proteins below come from a single Verrucomicrobiia bacterium genomic window:
- a CDS encoding trypsin-like peptidase domain-containing protein codes for MRFRLFFVLSLVAAAALRAGSPERSVVQILTFSQTPVFDAPWRFDPVRRSGGSGFVIKGRRIMTNAHVVAWARQILVRRYQDPRPFQARVAYIGHDCDLALLEVDDPSFFDGLEPLEFGDLPAVRSTVVSVGYPAGGEQISYTRGVVSRIEIQNYSHPGNRALLAVQTDAAINPGNSGGPVLQDDEVVGVVFQGIPGLENAGFFIPPEVIHHFLKDVEDGRYDGFPMAGIRLVALHNPAYRAHLGLDNEPVGARVDGLLSGSPAEAVLKPDDVLLEVAGYAVGSDGTVLYEGNRVPVALIFQSPQNGESVRLKLLRDRQPMELDLPVAVYEGDRLAGNQYDSPPRYVVHGGLVFTPLSADYLRTLGRDQTDAGAAALIYELYYRRSEQPGQARPEPVVLAATLAHPVNANLSIRGRALVDTINGVRIERLEDVVQALESCASDQHVIEFSGRGGFECLDRDAAAAANPEILETYGIPSDRRL; via the coding sequence ATGCGCTTCCGGCTGTTTTTCGTTCTGAGCCTGGTCGCGGCCGCAGCCCTGCGGGCCGGGTCGCCGGAACGTTCGGTCGTCCAGATCCTGACCTTCAGCCAGACGCCCGTCTTTGATGCACCGTGGCGGTTCGACCCGGTCCGACGCTCCGGGGGGTCCGGCTTTGTGATCAAGGGGCGTCGCATCATGACCAATGCGCATGTGGTTGCGTGGGCCCGGCAAATCCTTGTGCGCCGCTATCAGGATCCCCGCCCCTTCCAGGCGCGGGTTGCGTACATCGGCCATGATTGCGATCTCGCCCTTCTTGAAGTGGACGACCCGTCCTTCTTCGACGGGCTGGAGCCGCTGGAGTTTGGGGATCTTCCCGCGGTCCGGTCCACGGTGGTCAGCGTGGGCTATCCGGCTGGCGGCGAGCAGATCTCGTACACCCGTGGCGTGGTCTCGAGAATTGAAATCCAAAACTACTCGCATCCCGGGAATCGCGCCCTGTTGGCCGTGCAGACCGACGCCGCCATCAACCCGGGAAACAGCGGCGGCCCCGTCCTCCAGGACGACGAGGTCGTGGGAGTGGTCTTCCAGGGGATCCCCGGACTGGAGAACGCCGGGTTTTTCATTCCACCGGAAGTCATCCACCATTTCCTCAAGGACGTCGAAGATGGCCGCTATGACGGCTTTCCCATGGCCGGGATCCGTTTGGTGGCGCTGCACAACCCCGCGTATCGGGCCCATTTGGGCCTCGACAACGAGCCCGTGGGTGCCCGGGTGGACGGCCTGCTGTCCGGAAGTCCGGCGGAGGCCGTCCTCAAGCCTGATGACGTGCTGCTGGAGGTCGCCGGTTACGCGGTCGGCAGTGATGGCACCGTGCTGTACGAAGGCAATCGCGTGCCGGTCGCGCTGATTTTTCAATCCCCGCAGAATGGCGAATCGGTCCGCCTCAAACTGCTTCGAGACCGGCAGCCCATGGAACTGGATCTTCCCGTCGCCGTGTATGAGGGCGACCGGCTTGCCGGGAACCAGTACGATTCCCCCCCCCGCTATGTGGTCCACGGTGGCCTCGTGTTCACCCCCTTGAGCGCGGATTACCTTCGAACCCTCGGACGCGATCAGACGGATGCCGGGGCGGCGGCGCTGATCTACGAGTTGTACTACCGGCGCAGCGAGCAACCCGGCCAGGCACGTCCGGAACCCGTCGTGCTCGCCGCCACACTGGCGCATCCGGTCAATGCCAACCTTTCCATCCGGGGCCGGGCCCTTGTGGACACCATCAACGGCGTCCGCATCGAGCGACTCGAAGACGTCGTCCAGGCCCTGGAGTCGTGCGCCTCGGACCAGCACGTCATCGAGTTTTCGGGCCGCGGAGGCTTTGAGTGCCTGGATCGGGATGCCGCTGCCGCCGCCAATCCGGAGATCCTCGAAACCTATGGGATCCCCTCCGATCGCCGCCTATGA
- the ilvD gene encoding dihydroxy-acid dehydratase gives MSKKTTSRPRPSSKSDLRQHSSLVVDGIERAPSRGMLYATGFKREDFRKPQIGVASTWSMVTPCNMHIDQLAVSVAQGINSAGGKAVAFNTITVSDGISMGTEGMKYSLVSREVIADSIETVVGCQGFDGFVAVGGCDKNMPGCVMAMGRLNRPSVFVYGGTILPGQLDGRDVDLVNIFEAVGRNAAGGCSAADVERVAEVAIPGAGSCGGMYTANTMASAIEALGMSLPNSSAQAAVSPAKTEDCERAGAAVLHLLKRGIRPRDIMTREAFENAMTVVIALGGSTNAVMHLIAMAHSAGVKLTLDDWTRIGKRVPVLADLKPSGRYVMARLVEIGGTVPLMRLLLDEGLMHGDVITATGRTLRQNLKNAPAYPDGQEIIRSFNNPIKATSHLVVFRGNLCPGGAVGKISGKEGLHFEGRAIVFEREEDALQGILGGRVRSGHVVVIRGEGPKGGPGMREMLSPTSAIMGKGLGKEVALITDGRFSGGSHGFVIGHVTPEAFDGGPLAVVKNGDVITIDAARRAITLGVSAAELDRRLRLWRQPKPRYTRGVLAKYAALVSSASDGAVTDRQF, from the coding sequence ATGAGCAAGAAAACCACTTCACGGCCCCGTCCCTCGTCGAAATCCGATTTGCGCCAGCATTCGTCCCTGGTCGTGGACGGCATCGAGCGCGCCCCCAGCCGGGGCATGTTGTATGCGACGGGTTTCAAGCGTGAGGATTTCAGGAAACCCCAGATCGGGGTGGCCTCGACCTGGAGCATGGTGACGCCGTGCAACATGCACATTGACCAGCTGGCGGTCAGCGTGGCCCAGGGGATCAACAGTGCCGGGGGAAAGGCGGTCGCGTTCAACACGATCACCGTTTCCGACGGCATCTCGATGGGCACCGAGGGCATGAAATACTCCCTGGTTTCCCGCGAGGTGATCGCCGACTCGATTGAGACGGTTGTCGGCTGCCAGGGATTTGACGGCTTCGTGGCCGTGGGCGGCTGCGACAAGAACATGCCCGGCTGCGTGATGGCGATGGGGCGCCTGAACCGTCCCAGCGTGTTCGTGTACGGGGGCACGATCCTGCCCGGGCAACTCGACGGACGGGATGTGGATCTGGTGAACATTTTTGAGGCGGTGGGGCGCAACGCCGCCGGCGGTTGCTCGGCGGCCGACGTGGAACGGGTGGCCGAAGTGGCGATTCCGGGCGCCGGGTCCTGCGGCGGCATGTACACCGCCAACACCATGGCCAGCGCCATCGAGGCCCTGGGCATGAGCCTTCCCAATTCGTCCGCGCAGGCCGCCGTGTCCCCCGCCAAGACGGAGGACTGCGAGCGCGCCGGCGCGGCGGTGCTGCACCTGCTCAAGCGGGGCATCCGCCCGCGCGACATCATGACCCGGGAGGCGTTTGAGAACGCCATGACCGTCGTGATCGCCCTCGGCGGCTCCACCAACGCGGTGATGCACCTCATCGCCATGGCCCACAGCGCCGGAGTGAAGCTGACCCTTGATGACTGGACGCGCATCGGGAAGCGCGTTCCGGTGCTGGCGGACCTCAAACCGTCGGGACGCTATGTCATGGCACGCCTGGTGGAAATCGGTGGCACGGTGCCGCTGATGCGCCTGCTCCTCGACGAGGGATTGATGCACGGCGACGTCATCACCGCCACCGGGCGAACGCTTCGACAGAACCTCAAAAACGCGCCCGCGTATCCCGACGGCCAGGAGATCATCCGCAGCTTCAACAACCCGATCAAGGCCACGAGTCACCTCGTCGTCTTTCGGGGCAACCTGTGTCCGGGCGGCGCCGTCGGAAAAATCTCCGGAAAAGAAGGCCTCCATTTTGAGGGCCGGGCGATTGTTTTTGAGCGCGAGGAGGATGCCTTGCAGGGAATCCTTGGTGGCCGGGTCCGTTCGGGACACGTCGTGGTCATCCGCGGCGAGGGGCCCAAAGGTGGTCCGGGCATGCGCGAAATGCTGTCGCCCACCAGCGCCATCATGGGCAAGGGGCTGGGCAAGGAGGTGGCCCTGATCACCGACGGCCGGTTCAGCGGCGGATCCCACGGGTTTGTGATCGGTCACGTCACCCCGGAGGCGTTCGACGGTGGCCCGCTGGCCGTCGTGAAGAACGGGGACGTCATCACGATTGATGCGGCCCGTCGGGCCATCACGTTGGGGGTTTCCGCAGCGGAGCTCGACCGGCGATTGCGCCTGTGGCGTCAGCCCAAGCCCCGGTATACCCGGGGTGTCCTCGCGAAATATGCGGCCCTGGTCAGTTCTGCAAGCGACGGGGCCGTCACCGACCGGCAATTCTGA
- the glnS gene encoding glutamine--tRNA ligase, with protein sequence MVDSAAPSPDAAVPDDFIRSQVAGDLASGRTPRIHTRFPPEPNGHLHIGHAKSICLNFGIADQFGGVCNLRLDDTNPTREETAYVDAIVADVCWLVEGWAASRIGLKPAGRPPACTGVGDGLDVHQPATTGPAPEGTVLEPLFASDYFPALYELATRLIRKGLAYVCDLSPEETEQRRGSPDRPGVESPFRARSVEENLDLFARMKAGEFPDGARTLRARLDMASPNLWLRDPVLYRIRHAAHHRTGDRWCVYPMYDFAHGLSDYIEGITHSICTLEFEVHRPLYDWILKSLDLPRPLPRQIEFARLNLGYTLMSKRHLRELISCGDVSGWDDPRLPTLSGLRRRGIPAQAVRAFVLRTGVTKFNAITDLSLFEHVIRDELNRTATRRLAVLRPLKLVLTNLAPGDVCAFDAVNNPEDPGAGTRVVHLGREVFIEQEDFQENPPPKYFRLRPGGEVRLKYACIVRCDSMVKDASGRVIEVHGTADLDTRTGGPNASRKVKGTIHWVNAAEATTVEVRLVDRLFQEEEPGRDGRDPRSSLNPGSLEVLTARAEPSLSRPEPGVRFQFERLGYFWPDPVASRPDRLVFLRILPLKDPWARQATDAGRRTAPAPS encoded by the coding sequence ATGGTTGACTCCGCCGCTCCCTCTCCCGATGCCGCCGTCCCGGACGATTTTATCCGCTCGCAGGTGGCCGGGGATCTCGCGTCGGGGCGCACTCCCCGGATCCACACCCGGTTCCCTCCCGAGCCCAACGGTCACCTGCACATCGGCCATGCCAAATCCATCTGCCTGAACTTCGGCATCGCCGACCAGTTTGGCGGCGTGTGCAACCTGCGGCTCGACGACACAAATCCGACTCGGGAGGAGACCGCGTATGTGGACGCGATTGTGGCGGATGTCTGCTGGCTGGTGGAGGGCTGGGCGGCATCCCGGATCGGCCTCAAGCCGGCTGGCCGGCCACCGGCCTGCACCGGAGTGGGGGACGGCCTCGATGTCCATCAACCGGCAACGACGGGTCCCGCGCCGGAAGGCACCGTGCTGGAACCTCTCTTCGCCTCGGACTACTTCCCCGCGCTTTACGAGCTGGCGACCCGCCTGATCCGCAAAGGACTGGCGTACGTGTGCGACCTGTCGCCGGAGGAAACGGAGCAACGGCGCGGCAGCCCGGATCGCCCGGGCGTCGAGAGCCCCTTTCGTGCACGAAGCGTCGAGGAGAACCTCGACCTGTTTGCCCGGATGAAGGCCGGGGAATTTCCCGACGGGGCCCGCACGCTGCGGGCACGGCTTGACATGGCCTCGCCGAACCTCTGGTTGCGGGATCCGGTGCTGTACCGAATCCGCCACGCGGCGCACCACCGCACGGGCGATCGGTGGTGTGTCTATCCCATGTACGACTTCGCCCACGGACTCAGCGACTACATCGAGGGCATCACCCATTCCATCTGCACCCTCGAGTTCGAGGTCCATCGCCCGCTGTACGACTGGATCCTCAAGAGCCTGGACCTGCCCCGCCCCCTGCCCCGCCAAATCGAATTCGCACGCCTGAACCTCGGCTACACGCTGATGAGCAAGCGGCATCTGCGGGAACTGATTTCGTGCGGAGACGTCTCCGGGTGGGACGACCCCCGATTGCCGACGCTGTCCGGTCTCCGTCGCCGCGGAATCCCCGCGCAAGCGGTGCGGGCGTTCGTGCTGCGGACGGGCGTGACCAAGTTCAATGCCATCACCGACCTGTCGCTGTTCGAGCATGTGATTCGGGACGAGCTGAATCGTACCGCCACGCGACGGCTGGCCGTCTTGCGTCCCTTGAAGCTGGTGCTCACCAATCTGGCCCCGGGCGACGTCTGCGCCTTCGACGCGGTGAACAATCCCGAAGATCCCGGCGCGGGCACCCGGGTGGTCCACCTCGGGCGCGAGGTATTCATCGAACAGGAGGACTTCCAGGAAAATCCGCCGCCCAAGTATTTCCGGCTCAGACCTGGAGGGGAAGTGCGACTGAAATATGCCTGCATCGTCCGCTGCGATTCCATGGTCAAGGATGCCTCGGGCCGGGTGATCGAAGTCCATGGGACCGCCGATCTGGACACCCGGACCGGGGGGCCCAATGCCAGCCGCAAGGTCAAGGGGACGATCCATTGGGTGAACGCCGCCGAGGCCACAACGGTGGAGGTCCGGCTCGTGGACCGGCTGTTTCAGGAAGAGGAACCCGGGCGCGACGGCCGTGACCCGAGGTCGTCGTTGAACCCCGGCTCACTTGAAGTGCTGACGGCCCGGGCGGAGCCTTCGTTGAGCCGGCCGGAGCCCGGAGTCCGGTTCCAGTTTGAGCGGCTCGGCTATTTCTGGCCCGATCCGGTCGCGTCCCGGCCGGACCGGCTGGTCTTTCTCCGCATCCTGCCCCTCAAGGATCCGTGGGCTCGTCAGGCGACCGATGCCGGCCGCCGGACGGCTCCTGCTCCGTCGTGA
- a CDS encoding protein kinase → MTIPASCPDCGCPLRASVLEGLCPKCLARHCLRLPRVVAIADSPIAHRLAPPSPKADNRLWIGDYEVEAEIARGGMGVVYRARQVKLGRTVALKLLLAGQFADPLQARRFRAEAEALARLDHPGIVPILEFGEFEGRQFFSMRLVEGPSLAAAMGRFALPATTDRLRRDGGTAGPALRRRQRELARFLAEIGGAVHHAHQRGILHRDLKPGNVLLDLQGRPQVTDFGLARILGEESGVTGTSLTFGTPAYMAPEQMVDPHNVTIAADLYSLGAIGYELLTGRPPFEAESAVDIAIQARSREPAPVRSLMPLVDRDLETIILKCLEKDPKARYDSASGLAEDLERFARGEPVAARPVSPWGRASRWARRRPGMAVMAGTLALAVLVAGLGGLTMSLRLSREIQDKDAAHAARRIELRSALLARAAAERLRGEAGHREQSLRGVLEAARIAKDADVLNEAIAQLAQMDIVPDRPRRQRPTDSSPIVCSPDFSIYYRALADGAVEARWMESDALRWRQDGLPAGNAGGLTVSPDSNFVALIRNRHLTLLRADDGAVLWDQPFVNLLGFHPGGSWLLAQAADRRVVRVESATGVPLAFPAGFRGMAHEFAHAPDGRSPVMVRLNADTVEFYDWDADCVLDRLKHQAMLGRLAWEGHRVAASDAAGNVVVWRLPSRKPLVLPQLFSGVSGLFFVPGSPFLMIVGSGSRQTSIWDTDSGERVIGEAWFTPEQVSRDGSQVLYFLSQEWGVARILPAVGRLRLHFPDAARPGVRRLRFSPDSRYLAVIKQAGVHLYDLARPREVVFVDHFGAVNCWFLPETNSMVLQGRNSLRRVTWQDSGAAAPTDVPHASHWEDGVWLEPGTLLEDQSTVVLPRSDIGLERVALGTGLVVGQVPNSDLRMASHVAASGPWTACWLLRGGAPAVVTSGGRLEWRGNLAGEGFLQFSPDGRWLLASSRGEHRVCEVPDWNFWRTSAAPDESHRRLVATAWMPDSRHLAAAEGRSRIAIRDVVRWTNIVALTSPRASEWTCMEFSAGGRWLAVGTARESVEVWDFADLSRALSQLGLTMPLTAFGTEAHLPSIPPQAAPVSTELPTPKPPDFSERDPRAGPDQVDLSAHYNAVLWKSWLLNDIELPDDSLALFPAGLFSHDGVTFDARGIVQLSGERFLNQAVRYPESTGNIPIGRQVSRIHLLGGASDAYPSVPRGTVVARVRLGYSNGSETSIPLRLGRELEDFNIPAHQPPRLDQATIAWWGLSQSTEASFPAKRFVLYHMVLGNPFPDRQVQHLELISANGVVTPFFVAVTTEQEPSGGRHRSPDEPTDP, encoded by the coding sequence ATGACGATTCCCGCTTCCTGTCCTGACTGCGGATGCCCGCTGCGCGCCTCCGTGCTGGAGGGGTTGTGTCCGAAGTGTCTCGCGCGGCACTGTCTGCGCCTCCCAAGGGTCGTGGCGATCGCTGACAGTCCCATCGCCCACCGACTGGCGCCACCGTCGCCGAAAGCAGACAACCGGCTGTGGATTGGCGACTACGAGGTGGAAGCGGAGATTGCGCGCGGCGGGATGGGGGTGGTGTACCGTGCACGTCAGGTGAAGCTCGGCCGGACGGTGGCGCTGAAGCTCCTGCTGGCCGGTCAGTTTGCTGATCCACTGCAGGCGCGGCGATTTCGGGCCGAGGCGGAGGCGCTGGCGCGGCTGGATCACCCCGGCATTGTTCCCATTCTTGAGTTTGGGGAATTTGAAGGACGCCAGTTCTTCAGCATGCGGCTGGTCGAGGGGCCAAGCCTGGCGGCAGCCATGGGGCGGTTTGCTTTGCCGGCCACCACCGATCGGTTGCGGCGGGACGGCGGGACGGCGGGCCCGGCGTTGAGAAGGCGACAGCGGGAGCTGGCGCGGTTCCTGGCTGAGATCGGCGGGGCGGTCCATCACGCGCACCAGAGGGGAATTCTCCACCGCGACCTGAAGCCGGGCAATGTCCTCCTCGATTTGCAGGGGCGACCTCAGGTCACGGACTTCGGGCTCGCGCGGATCCTCGGGGAGGAATCCGGCGTGACGGGAACAAGTCTCACGTTCGGCACGCCGGCCTACATGGCTCCCGAGCAGATGGTGGATCCACACAATGTCACCATCGCCGCCGACCTCTATTCCCTGGGGGCGATCGGCTATGAGTTGCTCACCGGCCGGCCGCCGTTCGAAGCGGAATCCGCGGTGGACATCGCCATCCAGGCACGTTCCCGGGAACCGGCTCCGGTCCGGAGCCTGATGCCCCTGGTGGACCGGGATCTGGAGACGATCATCCTCAAGTGCCTCGAAAAGGATCCCAAGGCCCGTTACGACTCCGCCTCGGGATTGGCTGAGGATCTGGAGCGGTTTGCCCGGGGTGAACCGGTGGCGGCGCGTCCGGTCAGCCCATGGGGGCGTGCGTCACGGTGGGCGAGGCGGCGACCGGGAATGGCGGTGATGGCCGGGACGCTGGCGCTCGCAGTTCTGGTGGCGGGGCTGGGTGGACTCACCATGTCCCTGAGGCTGTCGCGGGAAATCCAGGATAAGGATGCGGCCCATGCCGCCAGGCGGATCGAGCTTCGCTCGGCCCTGCTGGCGCGGGCCGCCGCGGAACGACTCCGGGGGGAGGCCGGACATCGGGAACAGAGTCTGAGGGGCGTGCTGGAAGCGGCGCGAATCGCCAAGGATGCCGACGTCCTGAACGAGGCCATCGCGCAGCTGGCGCAGATGGACATCGTCCCGGACCGTCCGCGGCGGCAGCGTCCGACGGACAGTTCACCCATCGTCTGCAGTCCCGATTTTTCGATCTACTACCGGGCGCTGGCGGACGGCGCGGTGGAGGCGCGCTGGATGGAATCGGACGCCCTCCGCTGGCGCCAGGACGGGCTCCCGGCCGGAAATGCCGGTGGGTTGACCGTGTCCCCGGACTCGAATTTCGTTGCGCTGATCCGCAACCGTCACTTGACCCTGCTCCGGGCGGATGATGGTGCGGTGCTGTGGGACCAGCCGTTCGTCAACCTGCTTGGGTTCCATCCGGGGGGATCCTGGCTGCTGGCGCAGGCGGCTGATCGCCGCGTCGTGCGTGTGGAATCGGCAACAGGGGTGCCGCTGGCCTTCCCGGCCGGGTTTCGGGGGATGGCTCATGAGTTCGCCCATGCCCCTGATGGACGATCGCCCGTGATGGTGCGGTTGAACGCCGATACCGTTGAGTTCTATGACTGGGACGCCGACTGCGTCCTGGACCGCCTCAAGCACCAGGCGATGCTGGGACGGCTGGCATGGGAGGGGCATCGGGTCGCGGCTTCGGATGCTGCTGGAAATGTCGTCGTCTGGCGGTTGCCATCACGCAAGCCACTGGTCCTGCCCCAGCTCTTCTCGGGTGTTTCCGGGCTGTTTTTTGTCCCGGGGTCTCCGTTCTTGATGATCGTGGGGAGCGGGAGTCGGCAGACGTCCATCTGGGACACGGATTCGGGCGAGCGGGTGATCGGTGAAGCCTGGTTCACTCCCGAACAGGTCAGCCGGGATGGATCCCAAGTCCTCTATTTCCTGAGCCAGGAGTGGGGGGTGGCCCGAATCCTCCCGGCCGTTGGTCGGCTTCGGCTTCATTTCCCCGATGCGGCGAGGCCGGGCGTCCGCCGGTTGAGATTCAGTCCCGATTCCCGATACCTTGCCGTGATCAAGCAGGCGGGTGTTCACCTGTACGATCTGGCGCGCCCCCGGGAGGTGGTTTTTGTTGATCACTTCGGCGCAGTGAACTGCTGGTTCCTGCCGGAGACCAACTCGATGGTCCTTCAGGGGCGCAACTCATTGCGGCGGGTGACGTGGCAGGATTCCGGGGCCGCCGCGCCGACGGATGTGCCGCACGCGTCGCATTGGGAGGACGGAGTCTGGTTGGAGCCGGGAACGTTGCTGGAGGACCAGAGCACGGTGGTGCTGCCGCGCTCGGACATCGGACTCGAACGGGTGGCCCTCGGCACAGGGCTGGTCGTCGGACAGGTGCCAAACTCCGACCTTCGAATGGCGTCCCATGTCGCCGCCTCCGGACCATGGACCGCCTGCTGGCTCCTGCGGGGCGGGGCACCGGCTGTGGTCACCTCCGGGGGACGTTTGGAGTGGCGTGGGAACTTGGCGGGGGAGGGATTCCTGCAGTTTTCCCCCGATGGCCGATGGTTGCTGGCCTCTTCGCGGGGAGAGCACCGGGTCTGCGAGGTTCCCGATTGGAATTTCTGGAGAACGAGCGCGGCGCCCGATGAGTCCCACCGTCGGCTGGTGGCCACCGCGTGGATGCCGGACTCCCGTCACCTGGCGGCGGCCGAGGGTCGAAGTCGAATCGCGATCCGGGATGTCGTTCGCTGGACGAACATTGTGGCGTTGACCTCGCCGCGCGCCTCCGAATGGACATGCATGGAGTTTAGTGCGGGTGGCCGCTGGTTGGCCGTGGGCACCGCACGGGAGTCCGTCGAAGTCTGGGACTTTGCCGATTTGAGCCGGGCGCTGTCGCAACTGGGACTCACCATGCCCCTGACGGCGTTCGGGACCGAGGCGCATCTCCCCTCCATCCCACCGCAGGCGGCGCCGGTCTCGACCGAACTTCCGACGCCCAAGCCGCCCGATTTTTCTGAGCGGGACCCCAGGGCCGGCCCGGACCAGGTGGACCTTTCGGCGCATTACAATGCGGTGCTGTGGAAGAGCTGGCTGTTGAACGACATCGAGCTGCCCGACGACAGTCTGGCCCTGTTTCCCGCCGGATTGTTTTCCCACGACGGGGTGACCTTCGACGCCCGGGGCATTGTTCAGCTTTCCGGAGAGCGTTTCCTCAACCAGGCGGTCAGGTATCCGGAAAGCACGGGGAATATCCCGATCGGGCGGCAAGTTTCGCGAATTCATCTGCTGGGTGGAGCGTCCGACGCCTACCCGTCGGTCCCGCGGGGCACCGTGGTGGCCCGGGTTCGGCTTGGCTACTCGAACGGCAGCGAGACCTCAATCCCGCTGCGCCTTGGCCGGGAGTTGGAGGACTTCAATATTCCGGCGCACCAGCCGCCGCGGCTGGATCAGGCAACGATCGCATGGTGGGGCCTCAGCCAGTCCACCGAGGCGTCCTTTCCCGCCAAACGCTTCGTCCTCTACCACATGGTGCTCGGGAATCCGTTTCCGGATCGTCAGGTGCAGCACCTGGAACTGATCTCCGCCAACGGCGTCGTGACGCCGTTCTTTGTGGCGGTCACGACGGAGCAGGAGCCGTCCGGCGGCCGGCATCGGTCGCCTGACGAGCCCACGGATCCTTGA
- a CDS encoding RNA polymerase sigma factor RpoD/SigA, with protein MRVGSGEPAARAASIPPRAVTAPGYSRRRRIGGPPAAVPPAHPHGHTASASRHSRPATDQSPVISPLAPVTVPREGAEPAPDRPVRSIARDGDYALRSYLREISETPLLTPQDEIELAARIRAGDDAARDRMIRANLRLVVKIAKDYEGMGLPLLDMINEGNIGLMRAVERFDPSKGAKLSTYAAWWIKQSVKRGLANQGKTIRLPVHLVDRVAKIRRTALRLLEELGREPTEAEIGEVLGMTAERVGELITASYRPASLDAPLGDEGDTQLQDVVRDENVQTAYEDYEQQTRHALLLELVGQLDERELTIVRYRFGLDGGSERTLEEVGERFGVTRERIRQIQNVALGKLRKMLSKRDEIHDPELEFLRRRAMARQ; from the coding sequence ATGCGTGTTGGCAGCGGTGAGCCGGCGGCCCGGGCCGCCTCAATTCCCCCGCGCGCCGTCACGGCGCCGGGCTACTCGCGGCGCCGGCGGATCGGCGGTCCGCCCGCTGCGGTGCCTCCGGCACATCCCCACGGCCACACGGCATCGGCATCCCGTCACTCCCGCCCCGCAACCGATCAAAGCCCCGTGATCTCGCCGCTGGCGCCGGTCACGGTGCCCCGTGAGGGCGCGGAGCCCGCACCGGATCGTCCCGTCCGCAGCATCGCCCGGGATGGGGACTATGCCCTTCGGAGCTACCTCCGGGAGATCAGCGAGACCCCGCTGCTGACGCCGCAGGATGAGATCGAACTGGCTGCGCGCATCCGTGCCGGGGACGACGCGGCCCGGGACCGGATGATCCGTGCCAATCTTCGATTGGTGGTCAAAATTGCCAAGGACTACGAGGGCATGGGCCTGCCGCTGCTCGACATGATCAACGAGGGCAACATCGGGCTCATGCGCGCAGTCGAGCGCTTCGATCCTTCCAAGGGGGCGAAGCTGTCCACGTATGCGGCCTGGTGGATCAAGCAGTCGGTCAAGCGCGGTCTGGCCAATCAGGGCAAGACGATCCGGCTGCCGGTGCATCTGGTGGATCGCGTCGCCAAGATCCGCCGCACGGCCCTCCGCCTTCTGGAGGAGCTGGGACGTGAACCCACCGAGGCCGAGATCGGTGAGGTTCTGGGAATGACTGCGGAACGGGTCGGTGAACTGATCACGGCCAGCTATCGTCCCGCCTCGCTGGATGCACCGCTGGGGGACGAGGGGGATACCCAGCTCCAGGATGTGGTGCGCGATGAGAACGTGCAGACCGCCTACGAGGATTACGAACAGCAGACCCGGCACGCGCTGCTTCTGGAGTTGGTGGGTCAGCTGGATGAGCGCGAGCTCACCATCGTTCGCTACCGTTTCGGTCTCGATGGTGGCTCGGAGCGCACCCTTGAGGAAGTCGGGGAGCGATTCGGGGTGACGCGGGAGCGCATCCGCCAGATCCAGAACGTGGCCCTCGGCAAGCTGCGGAAGATGCTGTCGAAGCGCGACGAGATTCATGACCCGGAGCTGGAGTTCCTTCGCCGTCGTGCGATGGCCCGTCAGTGA